The genomic interval tgagccccacgtgggattaccttgtatccccccagcgcttagaacaatttttggcacatagtaagcgcttaacgaatgccaacattattattattcgatcaatcgtatttattgagcgcttactgtgtgcagagcaccgtactaagcgctcctccaggcagagccaggactccatttcctcatttgctcTTCCACCGGGATGCCACCTGAGCAGCGTGGgcctggatgggagaggggagagactttcGGGGGCTGCGGGGGAGAGAAGAAACCGACAGAGAGCTATTTTTTGATTCCCTCGAAATGAGTTTTTAATTTTGAACGCGTCTTATACAGCAGGTACAGATGCGCTGGGTTAAATAGAGTTGAGCGGGCACCGCACTGGGCGTTGGGGCCCTCCCTCCTGGGCTTCGGGAGCCAGACTGGATTTCGGGGGGCGGCCCGACGAGAACAGGGGCCcattccccctctgccccaccgaggagggggcctgggagggactcccctccctctccggAGCCCAGCCGACCGGGTTATAGACCGCCGAGGAAGatggcagggccaggaatgataataatgataactgcggtcgctgttaagcgcttactatgtgccaggcaccgtactgagcgctggggtgaatgcaagacaGCGGGTCgggcgcggtccctgtcccaagggggctTCTCTTGGGGCCAGGGAAGGTGTTATCCGTTGAGGGGCTAGTTCTCGGGAtacccccttgccctcctccGGAAGATGGGCTCATCTGGAAGATGAGCCGAGGCTACTTGGGGGTCGCCAGCCCGCTGCCCTCAGCTGGGGGGTAACTCGGGAGCCGGTTTCGTGGCCAGGGGCGAGGCGTGCGAGGGGTCTTTGGTGTTTGGGCACCTTTGGTGAGGGGTGGTGGGCAGGTGGAAGCGTCCGGACGGGTCACCTTGGCCGTCCGCggcccaggaaggaggaggaaggggggcatTTTGGCTGCCCCTCCCAGGGGGTCTTCGTTCCGGCGTCTGCGCTTCGACTTCCTTTCTGGCTTGGGCCTTGGGGTCACTCTGGCCGCCCATCTCGCCCCTGCCCGCCCCAGCTCTGGCGAGAGGACTGCCGGAGCCATCGGGGTGGGCCCACTTGTGCCCGCGGTCAGGGGCAAGCCGGCTCCAGGGAGGCACGGGGGTGGTCTGtggttaatcgatcaatcaatcaatcgtatttattgagcgcttactatgtgcagagcactgtactaagcgcttgggaagtacaaattggcaacacatagagacagtccctacccaacagtgggctcacagtctaaaaggggttgtacatatttatttatggttgtacatatttattactctatttatttatcttacttgtacatttctatcctatttattttattttgttggtatgtttggttctgttctccgtctcccccttttcgactgtgagcccgctgcggggtagggactgtctctatgtgttgccaatttgtacttcccaggcgcttagtacggtgctctgcacatagtaagcgctcaataaatacgatcgattgattgattgattgttggtatgtttggttccgttctccgtctcccccttttcgactgtgagcccgctgcggggtagggactgtctctatgtgtggccaatttgtacttcccaggcgcttagtgcggtgctctgcacatagtaagcgctcaataaatacgattgattgattgattgattgttggtatgtttggttccgttctccgtctcccccttttcgactgtgagcccgctgcggggtagggactgtctctatgtgttgccaatttgtacttcccaggcgcttagggcagtgctctgcacatagtaagcgctcaataaatacgaccgattgattgattgattgattgttggtatgtttggttccgttctccgtctcccccttttcgactgtgagcccgctgcggggtagggactgtctctatgtgttgccaatttgtacttcccaggcgcttagtgcggtgctctgcacatagtaagcgctcgataaatacgattgattgatcgatcggtcGTCCGAGCCCGCGCCCGCTCTCCCGTCGCCCCGGACCGGCCCGGCACCGAAGAGAGCGGCCGGGGGGCACCGCAAGCGGCCCCCCGCGCCTCAGCGGTTGAGGAAGAAGGCCTTGAGGCTCTGGAAGAAGACGGACTTCtgccgctgcttctgcttcttcttgACAATGGGCACCCAGACCAGGCCGCAGACGAGCAGCATGAGGCCCACGGAGAGGAAGGCCGGCCCGCTCAGCCGGAAGCCCTTCTCCTGCTCGGCGGGCAGCTGCAGGGCGTAGGCCAGGGCGGTGAGGACGATGCCCAGCAGCAGCACGGCGCTGCCCACGGACACGACCGCGATGGGCTTGCGGTAGATCTCCCAGTTGCTCCTGGGAGCGGTGGTCCACACCGACCCGCTGCGGGAGCTGGGGCACAGGGAGCTGGCCGTCTGGCTGGCCAGCAGGTCTTTGGACTCCGGGGACTTCTCGTCGGCCTCCGGGATCTGGGGCGGGGACGCCATGCTCCGGCCTCCCTGCGAACGATAAgggaatttgttaggcgcttactatgtgccaggtaccctattacgcgctggggtggatacaggaagcggcagcggggctcagcggaaagagcccgggctacggagtccgaggtcatgggctcaaatccgtgtgactttgggcaagtcgtaagcgcgctcaataaatacgattgattgattttacttgtacctatctagtctacttattttattttgttagtacgtttggttttgttctccgtctcccccttttagactgtgagcccgctattgggtagggaccgtcccgagatgttgccaacttggacttcccaagcgcttagtacagtgctcggcacacagtaggcactcaataaatacaattgattgatttattactctgcttattttacttgtacatatctattctattcattttattttgttagtatgtttggttttgttctccgtctcccccttttagactgtgagacggtttgtggggtagggaccgtctctatatgttgccaacttggacttcccaagcgcttagtacagtgctctgcacacagtaagcgctcaataaatacgattgattgattgatttcacttctctgggcctcagttccctcatctggaaaatgggggtgaagactgggagccccaagtgggacaacctgatcaccctgtagctacgccacttgtcagctgggtgactttgggcaagtcatttaacttctctgtgcctcagttacctcatctgtcaaatggggattaaaactgtgagccccccgtgggacaacccgatcaccttgtaacctccccagcgcttagaacagtgctttgcacatagtaagcgcttaataaatgccattattattattaccccaatgcttagaacagtgctctaacagctgccaacttgtacttcccaagcgcttagtacagtgctctgcacacagtaagcgctcaataaatacaattgatgatgatgcttggcacatagtaagcgcttaacaaatcccatcattattattaatgttatgttgcttctctaagcaataataatgttggtatttgttaagcgctgactatgtgccaagcactgtcctaggcactgggggagatacaaggtcatcaggttgtcccacgtggggctcacagtcttcatccccattttccagatgaggtagctgaggcccagagaaatgaagtgagttgcccaaagtcacacagctgacaagtggcggagccgggattagaacccatgacccctgactccaaagcctgggctctttccactgagccacgctgcttctcaaaagataaTCAATAAATGtgcattccattgtatttattgagcacttacagagtgcaatgcgctgtactaagtgcttgggagagtacatttaataataataataataatgatggtgtttgttaagcacttactatgtgcaaagccctcttctaagcgctggggaggttataaggtgatcaggttgtcccacggggggctcacagttttagtccccattctacagatgaggtcactgaggcccagagaagtgaagtgacttgcccaaagtcacacagccgacaattggcggagccgggatttgaacccatgacctctgactccaaagcccgcactctttccacggagccacgctgcttctctaaatttagaggctagagcccaggccttggagtcaggaggtcattggttccaatcccgcctccgccatgcatctgccgtgtgaccttgggtaagtcacttcacttctctgtgcctcagttccctcatctgcaaaatggggatgaagactgtgagccccacgtgggacaacctgatcaccttgtatccatcccagcgctcagaacagtgctcggcacgtagtaagcacttgataaataccatcattgttactttttttcctctgggacccagctacctcacctgtaaaatgggcatgagactgtgagccccacgtcggacaggcATTGTgttgaacccgatttgcttgtaataattataatactactactaatggcatttattaagcgcttaatctgtgcaaagcactgttctaggcactggggaggttacaaggtgaacaggttgtcccacgtgggctcacggtcttcatccccattttccagatgagatcactgaggcccagagaagtgaagtgacttgcccacagctgaccagcggcggagcaaggatttgaacccacgaccactgactccaaagcccgggctctttccactgagccacgctacttctctagtaagtgcttaacaaattaatatataattaaaatattataattaatatatataatatataatataattaatatattgtaattaatataattaaattattattataattattgttattattattattattctccgggcctcagttacccagctGGGGGTCTGCATCACCTCTGTGGGCTGGACTGGGACTGTGCACGCAGCCTGGCTCCTGTGCCAGGGGATGAGGGGAGTGGTCCTCCTGGGCTAACTGGGCCACGGAGCTCGGCCCCtcaccagaaaataataataataataataataataataataataataataatggcatttgttaagcgcttactatgtgcaaagcactgttctaagcgctgggggggatacaaggtgagcaggttgtcccacgtggggttcacagtcttcatccgcattttacagatgagggaactgaggctctgagaagttgtgacttgcccaaggtcacacagcagacatgtggcggagccgggattcgaacccatgacctctgactccaaagcccgggctctttccactgagccgtgctgcttctacatGCTTCTACAATGGAAGTTAAGGGTTGGGGGGTGCGGTTGGCAGCGCTCGTGGGCACCGATTCCTCCCCAGGGACCCATtcgggagaagcaacgtggctcagtggaaagagcccgggctttggagtcagaggtcgtgggttcaaatcccggctccgccaattgtcagctgtgtgactttgggcaagtcgcttcacttccctgagcctcagtgacctcatccggaaaacggggatgaagaccgtgagccccacgtgggacaacctgatcgccttgtatcccccagcgcttaaaacagtgcttggcacatagtaagcgcttaacaaatgccattattattattattatcattattattattattattattattagccctccAACCAGGGCGTGGTGAGGGGCGATGCGTGTATGGTATGGGCAGAAAGGGGGGTGGTCCAGGTGTGCCATGGGTGGCTGGGGGGGTTGGTCgtggtgtgtatatatgtatatatgtttgtacatatttattactctatttatttattttacttgtacatatctattctatttattttattttgttagtatgtttggttttgttctctgtctccccccttttagactgtgagcccgctgttgggtagggactgtctctctatgttgccaacttggacttcccaagcgcttagtccagtgctctgcacacactctgcaaagcactattctaagcgccggggagattacaaggtgatcaggttgtcccacggggggctcacagtcttaatccccattttacagatgaggtcactgaggcacagagaagttcagtgacacccagctgacaattggcagagcagggatttgaacccatgacctccgactccaaagcccgggctctttcccccgagccacgctgcttccttagatggggctcacagtcttcatttccattttacaggtgaggcaactgaggcaccgacaaattcagcggcttgcccagggtcatagggCAGACAAGCGACGGGGCTGGGAGTAgaagccaggcccgggctctgttataataataatagtaagcgctcaataaatatgattgagtgaatgaatgaaaagggggatagtggtgtgtgtgtgtatccccgGCTTGTGACCCCTGAATAGGGGGGGAGGCCCACGGCCTCCAGGGTCCTGTAGGGgagggtcccatggggggccacTCCAGAGGCGCAGACAggagccgggcccgggccgggctATTTTGGGAGCGGGGGCCGGAGATAAGGGGTGTtggcaggggatggggtgggatgaatCCAGCCagaggggccgagggagggggatTCGGCCCCTAAATCCCCCTCCCCGGAGGACGCCGGGGCCTGCGGCCTCCAAATGCCCttctgctttcatcatcatcatcatcaatcgtattcattgagcgcttactgtgtgcagagcaccgtactgagcgcttgggaagtccaagttggcaacatacaattattatttcctaataataacaatgatgatggtatttgataagcgcttactccgtgccaagcgccgttctaagcgccggggagagacaaggtgatgaggttgccccccctcgtgaggctcccagtcttcctccccatttgacagatgagggaactgaggcccagagaagtgaagcgacttgcccaaaggcacccagctgaccattgggattggaacccatgacctgtgacgacaaagcccgggctctttccgctgggccacgctgcttctctgcctccggTTTCATGGGAGGAACGCACACGTGTGCACGCGTGTCCCTGTGTGTCTAGGCAtgtacagttgtcagctgtgtgactttgggcaagtcacttaacttctctgtgcctcagttacctcatctgtaaatactgtgaggcccccggtgggacaacctgatcaccttgtaatttccccagtgcttagaacagtgctttgcacatagtaagcgcttaataaatgccattattattattatcattattattattattacacctgggTGTATGAACATGTgtttcccccctgtagactgtaagcctggcgtGGTCAAGGTATGTGGGTGTTtactattggattgtactctcccgagcgcttagttcaatgctctgcacacagtaagcgctcagtaaataatacgaataaatgaatgaccgtgTGGTCCTTCCTTGGGTGTCTGGCAAAGACAGGAAAAGCTGCCCGGAGGTTTAAACCAATTTCCCCAGGtctggccccccccacccccaccctcctgccccgGGTGCGAACCCGTCTCGCCGAGGCGTCTCGCCCTGCCCCTGTGGGCCTCGGCTCTCCCCTCTAATctccaattctcccctctccatcccacatcccggattctcccctctccatcgtactcctctgactctcttttctccagccccaattctcccctctccatcccacatccaggattctcccttctccacccctgattcttccctctccatcccacttctctgactctttctccagccccgattctcccctctccatccgactcctctgactctttctccagccccgattctcccctctccatcccactcctcTGACTCTCTTTTCTCCAGtcccgattctcccctctccatcccacatcccggattctcccttctccagccccgattcccccctctccatcccacatcccgtattctcccttctccagccccgattctcccctctccatcccacatcctggattctccctcctccagccccgattcccccttctccatcccacatCCTGGAttctcccttttccatccccgattctcccctctccatccacacccctgactctcccttctccagccccgcctctcccctcttcatcccacatcctggctccttccccgactctcccttctccatccctgctctctctccctccagcccacACCCGACTCTCCCCTTTCCGTCtctgactgtcctctccccatcccacatctctctgtcctctctatctctgactctcctttctccatccctgactctcccctctctatctctctctctcttttgtcaCCCCACatctctgactcttccctctctatctctgactctcccctaccctgactctcctttctccatccccaactccctttctccatcccacaTCTctaactcttccttctccatccctgactgtcccctctctctctgactctcccctacctctgactctcctttctccaccccacctctctgactcctttctccatccccgactccccctttctccatcccacatctctgcctctcccttctccctccctgactctcccctttccatcccacatgtctgactctcccttctccctccctgactgtcccctttccatccctgcctctttctctctccatctcacatCTCTGACagtcccctctctctctggctctcccctacctctgactctcccttccccatccctgactgtcccctagcacttagaacagtgctttgcacgtagtaagcgcttaatgaataccaaaattgttattattattactatatccctgactctttctctctccatcccacatcTCCAACTGTCccatctctctctgactctcccctatctctgactctcctttctccaccccacatctctgcctctcccttctccctccctgactctcccctctccatcccacatctctgcctctcccttctccctccctgactctccctttctccatcccacatctctgactctcccttctccctccctgaccgtcccctctccaccccacatctccgcctctcccttctccctccctgaccgtcccctctcccccccacatctctgcctctcccttctccctccctgaccgccccctctgccccccacatcTCTGACTGTCCCCTTCCCATCCTGCGTCTTTCTCTCTCCGTCCCACCTCTCCGACTGCCCCCTCTGTCTCTGACTGTCCCCTACCTctgactctcctttctccatgGACCCCacctctctgactctccccgtccatccccccctctccgactctctcccttctccctccccgactctcccctctccatcccacatcTGTGACTCCGCTTTCTCCacctccccgactctcccctctccatcccacagctcccgactgtcccctccccatcccacctcggtgactgccccttctctctcacctGGGACCCCCCGCCCGTCCTCGGGAGGGGGGTGTCGggggggaccccctcccctcccctgccctcccctcccctgccctcctcctcctcctcctcctcctcctccgggcggcCCCCCGGGGGTTACTCACGGgattggggcgggagggggggtggaggggcccgGTGCCCCTGGGCTCTCCGGCGGAGCCGCCGCCCGCTGCAGCCGCCGCTCCGACCGGGGCGGGGACCGCTAGGGGGCGGGACCGATGGTGGGAAGAGCCAAGGGGGcctgaccagcagggggcgcggtCGGGGCGGGGAGAACGGTGGGGGCGGGACCggcagggggcgtggccggggCGGGACCAACAGGGGGCGTAGTCGGCGGGGGGGGCcgcgggggcgtggcctggagggGCGTGGTCAGGGGTGCGGAGGGGTGCGAGGGCGTGACCGGTAGGGGGCGTGGTCCGGGGGGCGGGAAGAGGCGCGGGGGCGGGACCAATGGGGGCGCGGAGCGTGACCAGTAGGGGGCGTGGTCGGACGGTGGGAAGAGGCGCGGGGGCGTGACCAATAGGGGGCGTGGCGGGGGCGCGACCAATAAGGGGAGCGGGGCGTGACCAACAGGGGGCGCGGTCAGAACGATGGGAGCGGGAC from Tachyglossus aculeatus isolate mTacAcu1 chromosome 8, mTacAcu1.pri, whole genome shotgun sequence carries:
- the PIRT gene encoding phosphoinositide-interacting protein, with product MASPPQIPEADEKSPESKDLLASQTASSLCPSSRSGSVWTTAPRSNWEIYRKPIAVVSVGSAVLLLGIVLTALAYALQLPAEQEKGFRLSGPAFLSVGLMLLVCGLVWVPIVKKKQKQRQKSVFFQSLKAFFLNR